The following coding sequences lie in one Synechococcus sp. PCC 7336 genomic window:
- a CDS encoding alpha/beta hydrolase — MEPVKIKSAKFGHHREGTFIGVGGLRLYYQSWLPPQAPRAILVLVHGLGSHSGSFENLANLLVPYGYGMYAFDMRGHGRSQGQRGYIQTWSEFRQDLDTFLALIDRQISACSRFLVGHSLGAVVILEFLMRSQPSVSQPSVSQPSVSQPSVSQPSVSGAIAMAPALGRVGVPPVKLAIGRVLSNIWPRFSLDTGLEAEAAVQDKTLLQANLEDPLRHTQGTARLATEFLQTVDWIHEHVDLCQFPLLILHGGSDRIALPEGSQQFAEQLPHRDTSCLVYPNTYHDLHQEVNAPQVAADLHQWVEARSDAQQCQILALPQRGDRVIWQAS, encoded by the coding sequence ATGGAACCCGTCAAAATAAAATCTGCCAAATTCGGACACCACCGCGAAGGAACCTTTATTGGGGTAGGCGGCTTGCGCCTCTACTACCAAAGCTGGCTGCCCCCCCAAGCACCGCGCGCTATCTTGGTTTTGGTCCACGGCTTGGGCAGTCATAGCGGCAGCTTCGAGAACCTCGCCAACCTGTTAGTACCCTACGGCTATGGCATGTATGCCTTCGACATGCGCGGCCACGGGCGATCGCAAGGGCAGCGGGGATACATCCAAACTTGGTCGGAGTTCCGCCAAGATCTCGACACCTTCCTGGCCCTGATCGATCGCCAAATCAGCGCTTGCTCGCGCTTTTTAGTCGGCCACAGCCTCGGTGCGGTGGTCATACTGGAGTTTTTGATGCGCTCGCAGCCCTCTGTATCTCAACCCTCTGTATCTCAACCCTCTGTATCTCAACCCTCTGTATCTCAACCCTCTGTATCTGGGGCGATCGCGATGGCTCCCGCTCTAGGCCGGGTGGGGGTGCCGCCCGTAAAATTGGCGATCGGGCGAGTACTCTCCAACATCTGGCCCCGCTTCAGTCTCGACACCGGCCTCGAGGCTGAAGCAGCCGTTCAGGATAAAACACTCCTGCAAGCCAATCTCGAAGATCCGCTGCGACATACCCAAGGCACCGCGCGGCTGGCGACAGAATTTTTACAAACCGTCGATTGGATTCACGAGCATGTCGATCTCTGTCAGTTTCCCCTATTGATCCTGCATGGCGGTAGCGATCGTATCGCTCTGCCCGAAGGCAGCCAGCAATTTGCCGAGCAATTGCCCCACCGCGACACATCCTGCTTGGTTTATCCCAATACCTATCACGATCTCCATCAAGAGGTGAATGCTCCCCAGGTGGCTGCCGACCTCCATCAATGGGTCGAAGCTCGCAGCGATGCGCAACAATGTCAGATTCTAGCCTTGCCCCAGCGTGGCGATCGCGTCATTTGGCAAGCCTCCTAG
- a CDS encoding DUF502 domain-containing protein encodes MLPMWENLKHRAKNYFVAGLLTVIPLATTIWLVVEVATRSIKLLTAIPKQFNPLQGTHPLLANALEISVGFVAPILFILLIGFMARNIVGQWLLNASERLLHAIPVAGALYKTLKQLLTTLFSARGKQYSKVVLVEYPRKDAWSLGFVTGDFEATLGQEAAFPDEWLSVFVPTTPNPTSGWYAIVRASDTIALNMPVEDAFKLLISGGIVRPNSFQTSLQRVSRTPVNLQDLVEEEVKRESQPFTLPPREDKELVELQFGDRESDSTRMDLS; translated from the coding sequence ATGTTGCCTATGTGGGAAAACTTAAAGCACCGTGCCAAAAACTACTTTGTCGCTGGTTTGCTCACGGTCATTCCTTTGGCCACCACTATTTGGTTAGTGGTGGAGGTGGCAACTCGCAGTATCAAACTACTGACCGCTATCCCCAAGCAGTTCAACCCACTTCAAGGAACTCACCCACTCTTAGCCAACGCCCTCGAAATTAGCGTTGGGTTTGTGGCCCCCATTCTGTTTATCTTGCTGATTGGATTTATGGCCCGCAATATTGTGGGTCAGTGGCTACTGAACGCGAGCGAACGGCTGCTGCACGCAATCCCGGTGGCTGGCGCACTCTACAAAACTCTCAAACAGCTTTTAACCACATTGTTCTCCGCCCGGGGCAAGCAATACAGCAAGGTGGTGTTAGTCGAATATCCCCGTAAGGATGCTTGGTCGCTAGGATTTGTCACGGGGGATTTTGAGGCCACGTTGGGGCAGGAAGCCGCTTTTCCAGATGAGTGGTTGAGTGTGTTTGTGCCGACGACGCCAAACCCCACTTCGGGCTGGTATGCGATTGTTAGAGCCTCCGATACCATTGCCCTCAACATGCCTGTGGAAGATGCCTTCAAACTATTGATATCGGGTGGCATTGTCAGGCCAAACTCCTTCCAAACGAGCTTACAGAGGGTTTCGAGAACCCCGGTGAATTTACAAGATTTGGTGGAAGAAGAGGTGAAGCGCGAATCGCAGCCGTTCACTTTACCCCCTCGGGAAGACAAGGAATTGGTCGAGTTGCAGTTTGGCGATCGCGAGAGCGATTCCACTCGAATGGATCTGAGTTAA
- the mutL gene encoding DNA mismatch repair endonuclease MutL — translation MSAIRPLPRSTVKLMAAGEAIDSLAAAVRELIENAVDAGASRIAIQVWPERWTASVTDNGCGIVAEELPSAALTYSTSKLKVPSNWQQVTTLGFRGEALHSLARVSRLSIRTYARTDEHGWLVTYNRDGKLESLQPAAAARGTTVKVEDLFDNWPARRQTLGDRANELRRVTEVIHAAALAYPQIGWSLAIDDKPSFNLWAGETAADILLQIVRRLERSQLAHSDTPGPFPGDCLEVTLGLPDRYHRPRPDWIRVAVNGRFVRLQPLVRAIQAAFRRTLPRDRHPLCLVHLHVAPEWVDWNRHPAKTELYLQHLDRYREAVQAAIAALLTECEPTASERSRQFLRSRQQTSSSAKEATATYAPLESTVVLAQLQNTYILVETARGLWLVEQHVAHERVRYEALQQEWNLANIDEPILLADLGETQLAQLKQLGLEPEPFGDRHWAVRHLPRLLIDEPDPATALQDLSHCADLDAARVTLACRTAIRNGTPLDRPQMEQLVRQWQASQNPHTCPHGRPTYLALNESDLSRFFRRNWTVCSQTWGTGGRVQGKLGDRLSRDIRSRKTPSGTVGDRSLSDRSPNNSISQSSD, via the coding sequence ATGAGTGCCATTCGTCCGCTACCCCGATCGACCGTCAAGTTAATGGCGGCGGGGGAGGCGATCGATTCGCTCGCAGCAGCGGTGCGGGAGTTGATTGAGAATGCCGTGGATGCAGGAGCCTCGCGCATTGCCATTCAAGTGTGGCCGGAGAGATGGACAGCGAGCGTGACAGATAACGGCTGCGGCATTGTGGCCGAAGAGCTGCCCAGTGCAGCATTGACCTATTCCACCAGCAAACTGAAGGTTCCGAGCAATTGGCAACAGGTGACGACGTTGGGCTTTCGTGGCGAAGCGCTGCACAGCTTAGCTCGGGTCAGCCGCCTCAGCATCCGCACCTATGCCCGCACCGACGAGCACGGCTGGCTGGTCACCTATAACCGCGATGGCAAACTGGAGAGCTTACAACCGGCAGCGGCAGCTCGCGGTACGACGGTTAAAGTTGAGGATCTATTCGATAATTGGCCCGCTCGCCGTCAGACATTGGGCGATCGCGCCAACGAACTGCGCCGCGTCACCGAAGTCATCCACGCTGCCGCCTTGGCCTATCCCCAGATCGGCTGGTCCCTAGCGATCGACGATAAACCCAGCTTCAATCTTTGGGCCGGGGAAACGGCTGCCGATATCCTCCTGCAGATTGTGCGGCGGCTGGAGCGATCGCAGCTAGCCCACTCAGACACTCCAGGACCGTTCCCCGGAGATTGCCTCGAAGTCACTCTCGGCTTGCCCGATCGCTACCATCGCCCCCGCCCCGATTGGATACGCGTCGCCGTCAACGGACGGTTCGTGCGCCTGCAACCCCTCGTGCGCGCTATCCAAGCCGCATTTCGCCGCACGCTTCCCCGCGATCGCCATCCCCTCTGCCTGGTCCACCTGCACGTTGCTCCCGAGTGGGTGGACTGGAATCGCCATCCGGCTAAAACCGAGCTGTATTTGCAGCACCTAGACCGCTATCGAGAAGCAGTGCAGGCAGCCATTGCGGCACTCTTGACCGAATGCGAACCGACGGCCTCCGAGCGATCGCGCCAGTTTCTACGCTCTCGACAGCAGACTTCTAGCAGCGCGAAAGAAGCTACTGCCACCTACGCTCCCCTCGAATCGACAGTTGTGCTGGCCCAATTGCAAAACACTTACATTTTGGTGGAGACTGCTCGCGGCTTGTGGCTGGTGGAGCAGCACGTTGCCCACGAACGGGTGCGTTACGAAGCTCTGCAGCAGGAATGGAACCTGGCAAACATCGACGAGCCGATTTTGCTCGCAGACTTAGGTGAGACTCAGTTGGCGCAACTGAAACAGTTGGGCTTAGAGCCAGAGCCGTTTGGCGATCGCCACTGGGCCGTCCGCCATCTTCCCCGTCTATTAATTGACGAGCCCGATCCCGCCACTGCCCTGCAAGACTTGAGCCACTGCGCCGATCTCGATGCCGCCCGCGTCACCCTAGCCTGTCGTACCGCCATCCGTAACGGCACCCCCCTCGATCGCCCTCAAATGGAGCAGCTCGTCCGACAGTGGCAAGCCAGTCAAAATCCCCACACCTGTCCCCACGGCAGACCCACCTACCTGGCTCTGAACGAATCGGACCTATCGCGCTTTTTCCGGCGGAACTGGACGGTGTGCAGCCAAACCTGGGGAACTGGGGGCCGAGTACAGGGGAAGTTGGGCGATCGCCTCAGTCGCGACATTCGCAGCCGCAAGACCCCCTCGGGAACAGTAGGGGATCGCTCTCTATCCGACCGCAGCCCCAACAATTCGATCTCCCAATCCTCTGACTGA
- a CDS encoding ATP-binding cassette domain-containing protein: protein MDVPTVVRQAPERSEVVLDESNREHCAVSIRQLNFYFGQRELRKQVLHDISLDLPKGQIVIMTGPSGSGKTTLLTLIGGLRSAREGSLQVLGRELVGLNKAQLVDVRRNIGFIFQGHNLFESLTAAQNVQMAVELTRDRDRKRQLAVEMLSQLGLADRVDYKPKSLSGGQKQRVAIARALVNQPRLILADEPTAALDKDSGREVVTLMQQLAKERDCTILMVTHDNRILDVADRIVNLIDGSLESDDSLEHFVKTHDPISLDRRMFIL from the coding sequence ATGGATGTACCCACCGTTGTGCGCCAAGCACCCGAGCGATCGGAGGTCGTGCTAGACGAGTCCAATCGAGAGCATTGCGCCGTCAGCATTCGCCAGCTCAATTTCTATTTCGGTCAGAGAGAGTTGCGCAAGCAGGTGCTCCACGACATCTCGCTCGACCTGCCCAAGGGCCAAATTGTCATCATGACCGGTCCCTCGGGATCGGGGAAAACCACTCTACTCACCCTTATTGGCGGCCTGCGCAGTGCCCGGGAGGGAAGTTTGCAGGTGTTGGGGCGCGAGTTGGTGGGGCTGAACAAAGCCCAACTGGTGGACGTGCGTCGCAATATTGGCTTTATTTTTCAGGGTCACAATTTATTCGAATCCCTCACGGCTGCCCAAAACGTCCAAATGGCGGTGGAATTGACCCGCGATCGCGATCGAAAACGGCAACTGGCGGTGGAGATGTTGAGCCAACTGGGGCTGGCCGATCGGGTGGACTACAAGCCGAAATCTCTGTCGGGGGGGCAAAAGCAACGGGTGGCGATCGCCCGCGCCCTCGTCAATCAACCCCGTCTCATCCTGGCTGACGAACCCACAGCAGCATTGGATAAGGATTCGGGTCGAGAGGTGGTTACCCTGATGCAGCAATTAGCCAAAGAGCGGGATTGCACCATCTTGATGGTGACCCACGACAACCGCATCTTGGACGTGGCCGATCGCATCGTCAACCTGATCGACGGCAGCCTCGAATCGGACGACAGTCTAGAGCACTTTGTCAAAACCCACGATCCCATTTCCCTCGATCGCCGCATGTTCATCCTGTAA
- a CDS encoding acyl-CoA dehydrogenase codes for MNVLQPIVVIPILFVALLALGYIGVPMWAWFTYLAACLAYAHSPVWLWVSFGLAAIALNLPVLRRVLATAWVMKGIRALDLLPRISETERAAIEAGNVWVDGELFSGRPDFRRMMDEPYPQLTADEQAFLDGPVERACQMTSDWEIYQRRDLPPKVWDFLKRERFLGLMIPPEYGGLGFSNAAYSAVMAKLASRSFTYVATVGVANSLGPAKLLLNYGTPAQKDDYLPRLARGEDIPCFALTEPTAGSDAASITSNGIVFKADDGKLYLRLNWKKRYITLSTIATLLGLAFQLKDPENLLGKGENVGITCALIPTHTPGVTINQRHDPMGVPFYNSPTEGRDVIVSIEQIVGGTAQAGEGWKMLMQTLAAGRGISFPATCAGVAKLVSRVTGAYATVRQQFGLSIGKFEGIEEPLARIGSLTYIVDAARLYTVGAVDKGEKPAVVSAIAKYTTTELSRQIINDGMDILGGAGICRGPRNLLANIYTATPISITVEGANILTRSLMVFGQGSIRCHPYLYAEIAALEQQDLVAFDRAFWPHIGHFARNYFRAKLLSLTRGRLARSPIAGPTARYYRKLAWSSAIFALLSDLATISFGGSLKRREKLAGRFADILAWMYLGTATLRRFEAEGRRSEDLPLLDWAMQYSFDRIQTAFEGILSNWSAPIAGGLLRGPFAGWRRLNPIGLMPSDRLGARVAQILQAPGQQRDRLTQGIYIPAHREDDGSEESLARLERAFALAVETEPIVKAIKAACKSGQLPPQKPQQLVRAALAAEVISATEAERLQIAEAARYDAIQVDAFDLAGDPPIAQRVQKGGFAEAIGHAFPVAAATG; via the coding sequence ATGAATGTCCTTCAACCAATCGTCGTTATCCCAATTCTGTTCGTTGCGCTCCTCGCACTGGGCTATATCGGAGTTCCCATGTGGGCGTGGTTTACCTATCTCGCGGCGTGCCTAGCTTACGCTCACAGCCCGGTTTGGCTGTGGGTCTCGTTCGGTTTGGCGGCGATCGCCCTCAACCTTCCCGTCCTGCGTCGAGTCCTCGCGACCGCTTGGGTGATGAAGGGGATTCGAGCGCTCGACCTGCTGCCGCGCATTTCCGAAACGGAACGGGCGGCGATTGAAGCGGGGAATGTTTGGGTGGACGGAGAACTGTTCTCCGGTCGGCCTGACTTTCGGCGAATGATGGACGAGCCCTACCCGCAACTGACGGCTGACGAGCAAGCGTTTCTGGACGGACCGGTGGAACGGGCTTGCCAAATGACCAGCGATTGGGAAATTTATCAGCGCCGCGACTTGCCCCCTAAGGTGTGGGATTTTCTCAAACGAGAACGATTTTTGGGCCTGATGATTCCCCCAGAATATGGCGGTCTGGGCTTCTCGAATGCAGCCTACAGTGCCGTGATGGCCAAGTTGGCTTCGCGATCGTTCACCTATGTCGCCACCGTCGGCGTCGCCAACTCCCTCGGCCCCGCCAAACTCCTGCTCAACTACGGCACGCCAGCCCAAAAGGATGACTACTTGCCGCGACTCGCCCGTGGCGAAGACATTCCCTGCTTCGCTCTGACCGAACCCACCGCTGGCTCCGATGCCGCCAGCATCACCTCTAATGGCATCGTCTTTAAAGCAGACGACGGCAAGCTCTACCTTCGCCTCAACTGGAAAAAGCGGTATATCACCCTCTCCACCATCGCCACTCTGCTCGGCCTTGCCTTCCAACTCAAAGACCCCGAGAACCTATTGGGCAAAGGGGAAAACGTCGGCATCACCTGCGCCTTAATTCCCACCCACACCCCTGGCGTCACCATCAATCAGCGACACGACCCTATGGGTGTCCCCTTCTACAACTCCCCCACCGAAGGCCGCGATGTCATCGTCTCGATCGAGCAAATCGTCGGCGGCACGGCCCAAGCGGGAGAGGGCTGGAAAATGCTGATGCAAACCCTCGCTGCCGGTCGCGGCATCAGCTTCCCAGCCACCTGTGCGGGCGTGGCTAAATTGGTTTCCCGAGTCACCGGAGCCTATGCCACTGTTAGACAGCAGTTCGGCCTTTCCATCGGCAAATTTGAAGGGATTGAAGAGCCCTTGGCTCGCATTGGCAGCTTGACTTACATCGTCGATGCTGCCCGCCTCTATACCGTTGGGGCAGTGGATAAAGGGGAAAAACCGGCCGTGGTTTCGGCGATCGCCAAATACACCACCACCGAACTCTCCCGTCAAATTATCAATGACGGTATGGATATTCTCGGGGGGGCAGGCATTTGTCGGGGACCGCGCAATCTCCTGGCTAACATCTACACTGCCACGCCCATTTCCATCACGGTGGAAGGGGCCAATATTCTGACGCGATCGCTGATGGTCTTCGGCCAAGGCTCCATCCGCTGTCACCCCTACCTCTACGCCGAAATCGCCGCCCTCGAACAGCAGGATCTCGTCGCTTTCGATCGCGCCTTCTGGCCCCACATCGGTCACTTCGCCCGCAACTACTTCCGAGCCAAACTGCTCAGCCTCACCCGAGGACGCCTCGCCCGTTCCCCCATTGCCGGTCCTACGGCTCGGTACTACCGCAAACTTGCCTGGTCTTCAGCCATCTTTGCCTTACTGAGCGACCTAGCCACAATCTCCTTCGGCGGCAGCCTCAAACGGCGGGAAAAACTTGCTGGACGCTTCGCCGATATCCTTGCTTGGATGTATTTGGGCACAGCCACCCTGCGTCGATTTGAGGCAGAAGGTCGCCGGTCGGAAGATTTACCGCTGCTGGATTGGGCCATGCAATACAGCTTCGATCGCATTCAAACTGCCTTTGAAGGCATCCTCAGTAATTGGTCGGCTCCGATCGCGGGCGGTCTGCTGCGCGGTCCCTTCGCAGGCTGGCGGCGACTCAATCCAATTGGTCTCATGCCCAGCGATCGCCTGGGCGCTCGGGTCGCTCAAATTCTGCAAGCTCCCGGTCAGCAACGCGATCGCCTCACCCAGGGCATCTACATTCCTGCTCATCGAGAGGACGATGGCAGCGAGGAATCACTCGCTCGCCTAGAGCGAGCATTTGCTCTGGCTGTCGAGACCGAACCAATCGTCAAAGCCATCAAAGCAGCTTGCAAATCCGGTCAACTTCCCCCACAAAAACCGCAACAGCTCGTCCGGGCAGCATTGGCTGCCGAAGTGATTTCTGCGACCGAAGCCGAGCGGCTCCAAATCGCTGAAGCGGCTCGCTATGACGCTATTCAGGTGGATGCCTTCGATTTAGCAGGCGATCCGCCGATTGCCCAAAGGGTACAGAAGGGTGGATTCGCTGAGGCGATCGGCCATGCCTTTCCCGTTGCAGCGGCCACAGGCTAA
- a CDS encoding NAD-dependent succinate-semialdehyde dehydrogenase gives MRQVIEKDRIEKIAFAPLQNAAKKLYIGGQWVDAEAGRTFEVSDPAAGESIAEVADGGGAETEQAIEAARIAFKEWAAMPAKQRGKLLSEVQSTLQERADEIAKIVTLENGKPFAEARGEVNFSLGYFSWFAEEARRAYGNLVPSPFPNKRLWVQSQPLGVVGAITPWNFPAAMVVRKIAPALAAGCTVVLKPAEDTPLTALAIAKACHDAGLPPGVFNVVTGKNPRPISAAMLDSPAVQKIGFTGSTEVGKLLMEQAAKSLKRVSFELGGNAPFIVFDDADLEAAVAGAIAMKFLRVGGQSCICANRIYVQESIAERFIAAFIEKAKALKLGTGFEPGMQIGPLISERACENIHSLVEDAISRGAEVALGAAYLNEGNYARGTFYAPTVLLNVEDNWPICQQEIFGPVAPIMTFQSEEEAIARANNTTYGLAGYVYTRDLGRVIRVTEALEYGLLGVNDAAGYTHEIPFGGFKESGLGREGGREGLKEYMETKSIVVNLS, from the coding sequence ATGCGGCAAGTGATAGAAAAGGACCGGATTGAGAAGATCGCTTTCGCCCCACTTCAGAATGCTGCCAAAAAGCTCTACATTGGCGGCCAATGGGTGGATGCAGAAGCTGGGCGCACGTTTGAGGTGAGCGATCCTGCTGCGGGAGAGTCAATTGCTGAAGTTGCGGACGGTGGGGGGGCTGAAACCGAGCAGGCAATTGAAGCCGCTCGTATAGCGTTTAAAGAATGGGCAGCCATGCCAGCCAAGCAACGCGGTAAGCTCTTGAGCGAGGTTCAGAGTACCCTGCAAGAGCGGGCGGACGAGATTGCCAAGATTGTGACTCTGGAGAATGGCAAACCGTTTGCCGAAGCTCGGGGAGAAGTCAATTTTTCGCTGGGTTACTTTAGCTGGTTTGCAGAAGAAGCTCGCCGAGCCTATGGAAACCTCGTTCCTTCTCCTTTTCCGAACAAGAGGCTGTGGGTGCAATCTCAGCCATTGGGGGTGGTGGGAGCCATTACCCCTTGGAACTTCCCGGCAGCAATGGTGGTGCGGAAAATTGCCCCAGCTTTAGCGGCTGGATGCACGGTAGTGCTCAAGCCTGCAGAGGACACACCTCTGACTGCGCTGGCGATCGCCAAAGCCTGCCACGATGCCGGCCTGCCGCCGGGGGTCTTTAATGTGGTGACGGGGAAGAATCCCCGCCCGATTTCGGCAGCGATGCTCGACAGTCCTGCCGTGCAGAAAATTGGCTTCACCGGGTCTACCGAGGTGGGCAAACTGCTGATGGAGCAAGCCGCCAAGTCACTCAAGCGCGTTTCCTTCGAACTGGGTGGCAACGCGCCTTTCATTGTGTTTGACGATGCCGATCTAGAAGCAGCGGTAGCGGGGGCGATCGCCATGAAGTTTCTGCGGGTGGGAGGACAATCCTGCATCTGTGCCAATCGGATCTACGTGCAGGAAAGCATCGCCGAGCGGTTCATTGCTGCATTTATCGAGAAGGCTAAAGCCCTCAAACTCGGGACGGGATTCGAGCCAGGTATGCAGATCGGTCCCCTCATCAGCGAGCGCGCGTGCGAAAACATTCACAGCTTGGTGGAAGACGCCATTTCTCGCGGAGCTGAGGTTGCGTTAGGCGCTGCTTATTTAAACGAGGGCAATTATGCCCGAGGTACCTTTTATGCGCCTACGGTGCTGCTCAATGTCGAAGACAATTGGCCGATTTGCCAGCAAGAGATCTTCGGTCCCGTCGCCCCCATTATGACGTTTCAGTCGGAGGAAGAAGCGATCGCCAGAGCCAACAATACAACCTACGGCTTGGCTGGATATGTATATACTCGCGATTTGGGTCGGGTGATACGAGTCACAGAAGCGCTTGAATATGGCTTGTTGGGGGTGAATGATGCTGCCGGATACACCCACGAAATTCCATTTGGCGGATTTAAGGAATCCGGTCTGGGTCGCGAGGGGGGCCGAGAGGGCCTGAAGGAATATATGGAGACGAAATCCATCGTCGTGAATCTCTCTTGA
- a CDS encoding acetyl-CoA C-acyltransferase yields MKNAYIISSLRTAVGKAPRGSLRTVRPDELGAAVVKAAIARVPNLDPNIIDDAIFGCAFPEAEQGMNLGRGVAHRAGLPVSVPGCTVNRCCASGLQAIAMASQAIETQQAEAIVAGGAESMSLMPPGGHYLAPNPELMEQWPETYMTMGLTAERVAQDFHISRQDQDEFALRSHQRALAAIEAGRFAEEIVPFTVRATVYQNGHPQPLETPFDLDEGPRPDTSLEALARLKPAFKANGTVTAGNSSQMSDGAAAAIVVSKGLLARLGVKPLGRLLGYAVAGVPPEIMGMGPVAAVPKVLAQVGMDLQEIGAIELNEAFAAQSLAVIRKLGLDESIVNVNGGAIALGHPLGCTGAKLTATLLHEMKRRGIRYGLCTMCIGGGMGAAGVFENLSFQN; encoded by the coding sequence ATGAAAAACGCATACATCATATCGAGTCTGAGAACTGCTGTAGGCAAAGCCCCCCGAGGCAGTTTGCGTACCGTCCGTCCCGACGAATTGGGTGCTGCCGTGGTGAAGGCAGCGATCGCCCGCGTGCCCAATTTGGACCCCAACATCATTGATGACGCCATCTTTGGCTGCGCCTTTCCCGAAGCCGAACAGGGGATGAATTTGGGGCGGGGGGTGGCCCATCGAGCGGGCTTGCCCGTTTCTGTGCCCGGTTGTACGGTCAATCGCTGCTGTGCTTCGGGGTTGCAGGCGATCGCGATGGCGTCTCAGGCGATCGAGACCCAACAAGCGGAGGCGATTGTCGCTGGTGGGGCCGAATCCATGAGCTTAATGCCTCCGGGCGGCCACTACCTCGCCCCCAACCCCGAGTTGATGGAACAGTGGCCGGAAACCTATATGACGATGGGGTTGACTGCAGAGCGAGTGGCGCAGGATTTCCACATTTCTCGTCAGGATCAGGATGAGTTTGCCCTGCGATCGCACCAGCGGGCTTTGGCGGCGATCGAAGCTGGACGCTTCGCTGAGGAAATCGTCCCTTTCACTGTCCGAGCCACCGTTTATCAAAACGGCCATCCCCAACCCCTCGAAACCCCCTTCGATCTTGACGAAGGCCCCCGCCCGGATACCAGTCTCGAAGCACTCGCCCGTCTCAAGCCTGCCTTCAAAGCCAACGGCACCGTCACAGCAGGCAATTCCTCGCAAATGTCGGATGGGGCGGCGGCGGCGATCGTTGTCAGTAAAGGGTTGCTGGCACGATTGGGAGTGAAGCCGCTGGGTCGACTGCTGGGCTATGCCGTCGCCGGAGTTCCGCCAGAGATTATGGGCATGGGGCCGGTGGCAGCGGTACCCAAAGTACTCGCTCAGGTGGGTATGGACCTGCAAGAGATCGGCGCGATCGAACTGAACGAAGCCTTTGCGGCCCAATCGCTGGCCGTAATTCGCAAGTTGGGGCTGGATGAGTCGATTGTGAATGTGAATGGGGGGGCGATCGCCCTCGGCCATCCCCTCGGCTGCACGGGGGCCAAACTGACGGCAACATTGCTGCACGAGATGAAGCGTCGCGGCATCCGTTACGGCCTTTGCACCATGTGTATTGGCGGCGGCATGGGGGCTGCAGGGGTGTTTGAGAATTTGAGTTTCCAAAATTAG